TGGTAGATGTGGCTAGCAACACTTTTATCTCCACGTATAAAATATGGGAAAAGTCGTGGAAGGCTTTCATAGGTAATATTGTAATTTAATCCATTCAATTTTCGTACCAAACTGACAAGTTaatgttacaaaaatatatacgGTGAAACCTCtacaaattaataatgtttGGACTAcatcaaaattataattttttaattaatttatagagatattaatttatcgatatactaattgaaccaaaaattcaatttgaaactataaaattatattattttataaaaaatttaagtatatattattttatagagtattaatttaaaaaggTTATACTTTTTTGTTGAATTTGCAGTCATACGGGTGAAAGTCTAGTTCAACTTCACATATAAGCCAATCTCGAAATAATGGGCTTTCAATAAAAGTTAATGATACCCATAAGCCCATATATGGTTGGTTTATACCCTAGATTGTATAATTTGACCCGGACCGTAACTAGGTCTGTCTTAAACAGACAGAGAGACTTAAAAGTTGATAAACCCTAAGTCTCAGACAGCGGTTCTCGAACCAAAAGGACGATACTGCCGCCGTCTAACTTGGAATCTCTTCAACCACCGTTCGATTGCTTCGTCTCCACCGGTAAATAGTTGCTTTCCTTTCGCCTAATGTCTCTCGTCAAGCTTCGTGCTCCTTCTGTTTCGAACCAGAGTTATTACTTTGGCATCATAAATCATAGATCTGTTTGTTTTGCAGTGACTAGAGAGAAAGAGTAGAGATAATAGTAATggctgaagaagaagctaaggTGATGGCTGTAGAAGAAGCTAATAAGGGATTGGACTACATACCTGAGGTTATACTTaagaagaggaagaacaggGATGAGCTTGCCTTTATCaggaagaagcaacttgagttGGGCAATTTcggcaagaagaagaagaaagttgcTGATATCAAACGACCTGAAGACTTTGTTCTTGAGTTCAGGGCTAAGGTCCATTTTATATAAACCTCAAGCTCTGATTATGCATCTATAAGACTTGTTTTGTAATCCTAACATAGAACTGATTCATGTTTACAACTTGTTGTATGTTTTGTTAATACTTGATCATTCTTTGTAACCTTACTGTTACTTGTTGTGACATTTAGGAAATAGATCTTATCCGGATGAAGCAAAGGGTAAAGAGGCCAAGGGCAACTCCTCAACCAGCAAAATCAAACCTTGTTTTCATCATACGCATACAAGGGTAATTTATTTTCTCCAGTGGTTTTATTTATCTTCCTATGCTAGTGTTTCCTCACCATCCCTCctcctttttccttttctggTGAGCAGTAAGAATGATATGCACCCAAAGACCAAGAAGGTTCTTAACAGTATGCAACTAAGGAGCACTTTCACTGGTGTATTTGCCAAAGCAACTGATGGTTTGTTTCAAAAGCTTCTCAAAGTCCAGCCTTACGTCACTTATGGGTACTACG
This Brassica napus cultivar Da-Ae chromosome C6, Da-Ae, whole genome shotgun sequence DNA region includes the following protein-coding sequences:
- the LOC106402376 gene encoding 60S ribosomal protein L7-1, whose amino-acid sequence is MAEEEAKVMAVEEANKGLDYIPEVILKKRKNRDELAFIRKKQLELGNFGKKKKKVADIKRPEDFVLEFRAKEIDLIRMKQRVKRPRATPQPAKSNLVFIIRIQGKNDMHPKTKKVLNSMQLRSTFTGVFAKATDGLFQKLLKVQPYVTYGYPNGKSVKDLIFKKGYTIIEGNPVPLTDNNIIEQALGEHGIFCIEDIVNEIARVGDHFREVMRFLGPLKLNKPEAGVLHGKKQVFSDGGDTGNREDKINDLIIKMN